One stretch of Streptomyces sp. R21 DNA includes these proteins:
- a CDS encoding DUF1203 domain-containing protein translates to MTLTTTSTARPIEATVLKELRDRDDAGRPLAPFTDDEGGAPLRCCLRRSDPGERIALVSYAPLRRVATDPGAYDEQGPVFIHAEACAGPHGDGLPFREAHRTVRRYSARGHILGGRLVENPEGFEEAFTEAFTDPEVAWVHVRAVEYGCFLYEVRRP, encoded by the coding sequence ATGACGCTCACTACGACATCCACCGCCCGTCCCATCGAGGCGACCGTCCTCAAGGAGCTGCGCGACCGCGACGACGCGGGGCGGCCGCTCGCGCCGTTCACCGACGACGAGGGAGGCGCGCCGCTGCGCTGCTGTCTGCGGCGCAGCGACCCGGGCGAGCGGATCGCTCTCGTCTCGTACGCGCCGCTGCGGCGCGTGGCCACCGACCCCGGTGCCTACGACGAGCAGGGACCCGTCTTCATCCACGCCGAGGCGTGCGCGGGCCCGCACGGCGATGGGCTCCCCTTCCGGGAAGCCCATCGCACGGTCCGCCGGTACTCCGCCCGTGGCCACATCCTCGGCGGCCGCCTCGTGGAGAACCCCGAGGGGTTCGAGGAGGCCTTCACGGAGGCGTTCACCGACCCGGAGGTGGCGTGGGTCCACGTCCGGGCGGTGGAGTACGGCTGCTTCCTGTACGAGGTGCGGCGGCCGTAG